From a region of the Halanaerobium hydrogeniformans genome:
- a CDS encoding KH domain-containing protein, with protein sequence MKELVEYIAKSIVDNPSEVKIKEVQKDQSIILELSVADEDMGKVIGKRGRIAKAIRTVVNAAATKEGKQVVVDIK encoded by the coding sequence ATGAAAGAACTGGTAGAATATATTGCAAAATCAATAGTTGATAATCCTTCTGAAGTTAAGATTAAAGAAGTGCAAAAAGATCAATCCATAATACTGGAGCTTTCGGTTGCTGATGAAGATATGGGTAAGGTAATCGGTAAAAGAGGCCGGATTGCCAAAGCCATTCGCACAGTTGTCAATGCAGCTGCTACAAAAGAAGGTAAACAGGTTGTTGTCGACATAAAATAA
- the rimM gene encoding ribosome maturation factor RimM (Essential for efficient processing of 16S rRNA) — protein sequence MIKLQDKYIEIGKITRYQGNKGEVRVMPSTDIPQRFFELDSVFLKNADEFYELEIEYIRFHKQFVIIKFFGIDSIDQAEELKNSRVLIVESEKYLLPEDSYYVDDLVGCKVYLSDDTYLGKVIEVVDTSGTDIIIVKGEAKEYMLPASREMIIEIDLEAEKIIYNPIQGLLDL from the coding sequence GTGATTAAACTGCAGGATAAATATATTGAAATAGGTAAAATAACTCGTTATCAGGGGAATAAAGGTGAAGTTAGGGTTATGCCTTCAACCGATATTCCACAAAGATTTTTTGAATTAGATAGTGTTTTTCTAAAAAATGCTGATGAGTTTTATGAACTTGAAATAGAATATATCCGCTTTCATAAACAATTTGTGATCATCAAATTTTTTGGAATCGATTCTATTGACCAGGCTGAAGAATTGAAAAATTCTCGAGTCTTAATAGTTGAGTCTGAAAAATATCTACTTCCAGAAGATAGTTATTATGTAGATGATCTAGTAGGCTGTAAGGTCTATTTAAGTGATGATACTTATCTTGGTAAAGTCATTGAAGTTGTCGATACCAGTGGTACAGATATAATTATTGTAAAAGGTGAAGCAAAAGAATATATGCTTCCTGCCAGTCGTGAGATGATTATTGAAATCGATCTTGAGGCAGAAAAAATTATCTATAACCCAATTCAGGGTCTATTGGATCTTTAG